A genomic region of Bradyrhizobium sp. ORS 278 contains the following coding sequences:
- a CDS encoding SDR family oxidoreductase, whose amino-acid sequence MQVTGKIVVVTGGARGIGKALCEAFARDGAAKVIVADLDEAGAKAVADSIGGASFRCDVSQEADIKHLIEETERQFGPIALFCSNAGIGGGFDPLSVNVGGTSDEPWARSWAIHVMAHVWAARHLIPRYKARGGGYFLNTISAAGLLSQVGSAPYSTTKHAAVGFAENLAISHKVDNIKVSILCPQGVDTDMLRAIPKGPQSGDGDLTPEQVAQDVLKGLAEESFLILPHPQVLGYMRKKTENYDRWLGGMAKIQARMREEFGT is encoded by the coding sequence TAGTGGTCACCGGTGGAGCCCGTGGCATCGGCAAGGCGCTGTGCGAGGCGTTTGCCCGCGACGGCGCAGCCAAGGTGATCGTGGCAGATCTCGACGAGGCCGGCGCCAAGGCGGTCGCTGACAGCATCGGCGGCGCTTCGTTCCGCTGCGACGTCTCGCAGGAAGCCGACATCAAGCACCTCATCGAGGAGACCGAGCGGCAGTTCGGGCCGATCGCATTGTTCTGCTCCAATGCCGGCATCGGCGGCGGCTTCGATCCATTGTCGGTGAATGTCGGCGGCACCTCCGACGAGCCGTGGGCGCGCAGCTGGGCCATTCACGTGATGGCCCATGTCTGGGCGGCGCGGCACCTGATCCCGCGCTACAAGGCGCGCGGCGGCGGATACTTCCTCAACACGATCTCCGCGGCCGGCCTGTTGTCCCAGGTCGGCAGCGCGCCTTACTCGACCACCAAGCACGCCGCCGTCGGCTTCGCCGAGAATCTGGCGATCTCGCACAAGGTCGACAATATCAAGGTCTCGATCCTCTGCCCGCAGGGTGTCGACACCGACATGCTGCGCGCGATCCCCAAGGGCCCCCAATCCGGCGACGGCGATCTCACGCCGGAGCAGGTCGCGCAGGACGTGCTGAAGGGCCTCGCCGAGGAGAGCTTCCTGATCCTGCCGCATCCCCAGGTGCTCGGCTACATGCGCAAGAAGACCGAGAACTACGACCGCTGGCTCGGCGGCATGGCCAAGATCCAGGCCAGGATGCGCGAGGAGTTCGGGACGTAG
- a CDS encoding outer membrane beta-barrel protein codes for MVTRSHRGVTLALVEVLLLTVMVVDTASAQQVIKAKPSDVVPGRADRLFFRHITARSIYYNVPRIANDSRTLMMRQDPRSISALLRPVREAGAPALAAPGKSGPPASFGFAAFQPARGAVVAAPEAPRASAAIQAVPPQIAAAAPVAQRPATAEQTVAAAQPAAVLRNRDVLPDRNLDTVKPPPVTPEAKPYDPTGITVGSFLVKPAVEIQAGYDTNPTRRNGGQGSPVVIAATEVSVRSQWERHQLNADFRGAYTEDTNVRSLSHPTFEARAQGRYDVTEGTALTGEARFVNDALALPGAVKLPRATTFGGSAGVLQKIGPTEIAFKGSADRVVFNDAMITANLPLRTQDRNYTQPGAQMRVTYVLTPNISPFIDMSFDRRNHDLQVDFNGQRRDSTGIAGRAGAVVNMGSLTGEASVGYLTRRMDSPMMPNISGVIADATLAWAATEATTFVLVARSQASETPAMNVSGILSRDAILQMDHQFEPWLIGTMRAGYGQDQFVGIGRTDQRMFVAAGGVYKMNRNIQLKSEVRTEWTCSNVALNNFMAVVGVVGVRVQY; via the coding sequence ATGGTGACCCGATCCCATCGCGGGGTCACGCTTGCGCTCGTCGAGGTACTGCTGCTCACGGTGATGGTCGTCGACACGGCGTCCGCGCAGCAGGTCATCAAGGCCAAGCCGAGTGATGTCGTGCCGGGACGCGCCGACCGGCTGTTCTTTCGTCACATCACCGCGCGAAGCATCTACTACAACGTTCCCAGGATCGCGAACGACAGTCGGACGCTGATGATGCGTCAGGATCCGCGCAGCATCAGCGCATTGTTACGGCCCGTTCGCGAGGCCGGTGCGCCGGCGCTCGCGGCACCAGGCAAGTCCGGTCCGCCGGCAAGCTTCGGTTTCGCAGCGTTCCAGCCGGCGCGCGGTGCCGTCGTGGCGGCACCGGAGGCGCCCCGCGCGTCAGCTGCGATACAAGCCGTCCCGCCGCAGATTGCGGCCGCCGCTCCTGTCGCGCAACGTCCCGCGACGGCTGAGCAGACCGTTGCCGCGGCGCAGCCGGCGGCGGTGCTACGCAATCGCGACGTTCTGCCTGATCGGAATCTCGACACTGTAAAGCCGCCGCCGGTCACGCCCGAGGCCAAGCCCTATGATCCCACCGGCATCACGGTCGGCTCGTTCCTCGTCAAGCCGGCGGTCGAGATCCAGGCCGGCTATGACACCAATCCGACGAGGCGCAATGGAGGGCAGGGCTCGCCGGTCGTGATCGCGGCCACGGAGGTCTCGGTGCGCTCGCAATGGGAGCGGCACCAGCTCAACGCCGACTTCCGCGGCGCCTACACCGAGGACACCAATGTCCGCTCGCTCAGCCATCCGACCTTCGAGGCGCGCGCGCAGGGGCGCTACGACGTCACCGAGGGGACCGCGCTCACCGGCGAGGCACGCTTCGTCAATGATGCGCTGGCGCTGCCCGGCGCCGTCAAGCTGCCGCGCGCCACCACCTTCGGCGGCAGCGCCGGCGTGCTGCAGAAGATCGGCCCGACCGAGATCGCCTTCAAGGGATCGGCCGACCGGGTCGTGTTCAACGACGCCATGATCACGGCCAATCTGCCCCTGCGAACGCAGGACCGCAACTACACGCAGCCCGGCGCGCAAATGCGCGTCACCTATGTGCTGACGCCGAACATTTCGCCCTTCATCGACATGAGCTTCGATCGCCGCAACCACGATCTGCAGGTCGATTTCAACGGGCAGCGGCGCGACTCCACCGGCATTGCCGGACGCGCCGGCGCCGTCGTCAACATGGGATCGCTAACGGGAGAAGCTTCGGTTGGCTATCTCACCCGCCGCATGGATTCGCCCATGATGCCCAACATCAGCGGCGTGATCGCGGACGCGACGCTCGCCTGGGCGGCGACCGAGGCGACGACCTTCGTGCTGGTGGCGCGCTCGCAAGCCTCCGAGACGCCTGCGATGAACGTCTCCGGCATCCTGTCGCGCGACGCCATTCTGCAGATGGATCATCAATTCGAGCCATGGCTGATCGGCACCATGCGCGCCGGCTACGGCCAGGACCAGTTCGTCGGCATCGGCCGCACCGACCAGCGCATGTTCGTCGCAGCCGGCGGCGTCTACAAGATGAACCGCAACATCCAGCTGAAGAGCGAAGTGCGCACCGAATGGACCTGCTCCAACGTCGCGCTCAACAATTTCATGGCTGTGGTCGGCGTCGTCGGCGTCAGGGTGCAGTATTGA
- the mdlC gene encoding benzoylformate decarboxylase, translated as MAKKTTTKPVTVKQATFDLLRAFGIKKVFGNPGSTELPFLSDWPDDIDYVLGLQEASVVGMADGYAQATRNAGFVNLHSAAGVGNALGNIYTAHRNQTPLVITAGQQARSILPLQAFLYAERPSEFPRPYVKYSVEPARPEDVPGAIARAYYTAMQPPCGPTFVSIPIDDWMHPAQPVAARKVSRELGPDRAAIEELVAALGAAKNPALVVGPGIDRAACVDLMVQVAEKAKAGVWVSPFSARCSFPERHPQFQGFLHASPGQLSEALKPYDIVVVIGAPVFTFHVEGHAAIFDGATTLYQITDDAEGASVPPIGTSIVATMRPALSLLRELLPESQRAAPKGRVMPEPPDASDPIPVDYLLHTLSQALPPGAAIVEEIPSHRPVMYKYMPMPGADSFYTMASGGLGYSLPASVGMALGRPNDRIVCLIGDGSAMYSLQALWTAAQRKLRLTIVVINNSGYGAMRSFSQVMQVRNVPGLELPGLDFVKLAEGLGCDAVRVSRSADLPAALARGLAHDGTSLVEVMVDSAVPLLYAQKR; from the coding sequence TTGGCCAAGAAGACAACAACCAAGCCCGTCACCGTCAAGCAGGCCACCTTCGATCTGCTGCGCGCCTTCGGCATCAAGAAGGTGTTCGGCAACCCCGGCTCGACCGAACTGCCATTCCTCAGCGACTGGCCCGACGATATCGACTACGTGCTCGGCCTGCAGGAGGCTTCCGTCGTCGGCATGGCCGACGGCTATGCGCAGGCGACGCGCAATGCCGGCTTCGTCAATCTGCATTCGGCCGCCGGTGTCGGCAACGCGCTCGGCAACATCTACACCGCGCATCGCAACCAGACGCCGCTCGTCATCACCGCCGGCCAGCAGGCGCGCTCGATCCTGCCGCTGCAGGCGTTCCTCTACGCCGAACGCCCGAGCGAATTCCCGCGTCCGTACGTCAAATACAGCGTCGAGCCGGCGCGGCCCGAGGATGTGCCGGGCGCGATCGCGCGCGCCTACTACACCGCGATGCAGCCGCCCTGCGGCCCGACTTTCGTATCGATCCCGATCGACGACTGGATGCATCCGGCGCAGCCGGTCGCGGCACGAAAGGTCAGCCGCGAGCTCGGCCCCGATCGCGCCGCGATAGAGGAGCTGGTCGCAGCGCTCGGAGCGGCCAAGAACCCCGCGCTCGTCGTCGGCCCTGGCATCGACCGCGCCGCTTGTGTCGACCTGATGGTCCAGGTCGCCGAGAAGGCGAAGGCCGGCGTCTGGGTCAGCCCGTTCTCGGCGCGCTGCTCGTTCCCGGAGCGGCATCCGCAATTCCAGGGCTTCCTGCACGCCTCCCCCGGACAGCTGTCGGAGGCGCTGAAGCCGTACGACATCGTCGTGGTCATCGGCGCGCCGGTGTTCACCTTCCACGTCGAGGGCCATGCCGCGATCTTCGACGGCGCGACCACGCTCTATCAGATCACCGACGATGCCGAGGGCGCGAGCGTGCCGCCGATCGGAACCAGCATCGTCGCGACGATGCGTCCCGCGCTGTCGCTGTTGCGCGAACTCTTGCCGGAGTCGCAGCGCGCCGCGCCGAAGGGCCGCGTGATGCCGGAGCCGCCCGACGCGTCCGACCCGATCCCGGTCGACTATCTGCTGCACACGCTGTCGCAGGCTTTGCCGCCCGGCGCCGCCATCGTCGAGGAGATCCCCTCGCACCGTCCGGTCATGTACAAATACATGCCGATGCCGGGCGCGGACTCGTTCTACACGATGGCGAGCGGCGGCCTCGGCTACAGCCTGCCGGCCTCAGTCGGCATGGCGCTGGGGCGGCCGAACGACCGCATCGTCTGCCTGATCGGCGACGGCTCGGCGATGTATTCGCTGCAGGCGCTGTGGACCGCAGCCCAGCGAAAGCTGCGGCTGACGATCGTGGTCATCAACAATTCCGGCTACGGCGCGATGCGCTCGTTCAGCCAGGTCATGCAGGTGCGCAACGTGCCCGGGCTCGAGCTGCCCGGCCTCGACTTCGTCAAGCTCGCGGAGGGCCTGGGCTGCGACGCCGTGCGGGTCAGTCGCTCGGCCGATCTGCCCGCCGCGCTCGCCCGCGGCCTCGCCCACGACGGCACCAGCCTCGTGGAGGTGATGGTCGATTCCGCGGTGCCGCTGCTCTATGCGCAGAAGCGCTGA
- a CDS encoding MaoC family dehydratase N-terminal domain-containing protein produces MTESLDLDHLRQWVGRSTEATDIVTAQLTKGLRATLFQDIGEPATGDIAPYTVHWCLGQPVFPHDQLGPDGHPTRGGFLPPVPLPRRMWAGGEVQFIDPLRVGDLASRVSTITDVTLKSGSTGQLCFVAVEHVVSTPRGTAIRERQDIVYRDMGGAPAAAPKAPPPPPVAQHSEAHVSDPVLLFRYSALTFNGHRIHYDRDYVTKVEGYPGLIFHGPLQAALLVEFAAKLKGKPPAKFAYRGVQPLFEGSEFSVNASDRDGGLELWTANAERQPTMKGTATW; encoded by the coding sequence ATGACGGAGTCCCTCGATCTCGATCACCTCCGGCAATGGGTCGGCCGCAGCACTGAAGCAACCGACATCGTCACCGCGCAGCTCACCAAGGGCCTGCGCGCCACACTATTCCAGGACATCGGCGAGCCCGCGACCGGCGACATCGCGCCCTACACGGTGCATTGGTGCCTCGGCCAGCCGGTGTTTCCGCACGATCAGCTCGGTCCCGACGGTCATCCGACCCGCGGCGGCTTCCTGCCGCCGGTGCCGCTGCCGCGGCGGATGTGGGCCGGCGGCGAGGTGCAATTCATCGATCCCTTGCGCGTCGGCGACCTCGCCTCACGCGTCTCGACGATCACCGATGTCACGTTGAAGAGCGGCTCGACCGGCCAGCTCTGCTTCGTCGCTGTCGAGCATGTCGTGTCGACGCCGCGCGGGACGGCCATCCGCGAGCGTCAGGACATTGTCTACCGCGACATGGGCGGCGCGCCGGCTGCTGCACCCAAGGCACCGCCGCCTCCGCCGGTCGCGCAGCACAGCGAAGCCCATGTCTCCGATCCCGTGCTGCTGTTCCGCTACTCCGCGCTGACCTTCAACGGCCACCGCATTCATTACGACCGCGACTACGTCACCAAGGTCGAGGGCTATCCGGGCCTGATCTTCCACGGCCCCCTGCAGGCGGCGCTGCTGGTCGAGTTCGCCGCCAAGCTCAAGGGCAAGCCGCCCGCGAAGTTCGCCTATCGCGGCGTGCAGCCGCTGTTCGAAGGCAGCGAATTCTCGGTGAACGCCAGCGACAGGGATGGCGGCCTCGAGCTGTGGACCGCCAATGCCGAGCGCCAGCCGACCATGAAGGGCACGGCGACGTGGTGA
- a CDS encoding CaiB/BaiF CoA-transferase family protein — MLPLEGITVVAVEQAVAAPFCSSRLADAGAHVIKIERPEGDFARGYDAAAKGQSSYFVWLNRGKDSRIVDLSKPEGRAELEILIASADVLLQNLKPGSMDKLGFARERLRQDYPKLICCTITGYGDSGPYADRKAYDLLIQAESGLASITGGPEGPSRVGMSIVDVATGATAHAAILEALIKRGRTGEGADIRISMFDVMADWLTVPLLNAEAGQAPKRIGLAHPSIAPYGVFTSKDGKDILISIQSEREWKTLCAKVLEQPALPDDPRFANMVERVRNRALTDKIVADRFAALSRDELLAKLAAADIAFAEVNSMTDLSTHPHLRRIEVDTPNGVVSYPAPAAIVVGDDRRYGAVPAIGDAASPHQRKG; from the coding sequence ATGCTGCCGCTTGAAGGGATCACCGTCGTTGCCGTCGAGCAGGCGGTGGCCGCGCCGTTCTGCTCGTCACGGCTGGCCGACGCCGGCGCCCATGTCATCAAGATCGAACGGCCGGAGGGCGACTTCGCCCGGGGCTATGATGCCGCCGCCAAGGGCCAGAGCAGCTACTTCGTCTGGCTCAACCGCGGCAAGGATTCGCGCATCGTCGATCTGTCGAAGCCAGAGGGCCGCGCCGAGTTGGAGATACTCATCGCAAGCGCCGACGTGCTGCTGCAGAACCTCAAGCCCGGCTCGATGGACAAGCTCGGCTTCGCGCGCGAGCGGCTGCGCCAGGACTATCCGAAGCTGATCTGCTGCACCATCACCGGCTATGGCGACAGCGGCCCTTACGCCGACCGCAAGGCCTATGATCTCCTGATCCAGGCCGAGAGCGGGCTCGCCTCCATCACCGGCGGCCCGGAAGGGCCGTCGCGCGTCGGCATGTCGATCGTCGACGTCGCCACCGGCGCAACCGCGCATGCGGCCATCCTGGAGGCGCTGATCAAGCGCGGCCGCACCGGCGAGGGCGCGGACATCCGCATCTCGATGTTCGACGTCATGGCCGACTGGCTGACGGTGCCGCTGCTGAATGCCGAAGCAGGCCAGGCGCCGAAGCGCATCGGCCTCGCCCATCCCTCGATCGCGCCCTATGGCGTGTTCACCTCGAAGGACGGCAAGGACATCCTGATCTCGATCCAGAGCGAGCGCGAGTGGAAGACCTTGTGCGCCAAAGTGCTGGAGCAGCCCGCGCTGCCCGACGATCCGCGCTTCGCCAACATGGTCGAGCGGGTGCGCAACCGCGCGCTCACCGACAAGATCGTCGCCGATCGCTTCGCGGCGCTGTCGCGCGACGAGCTGCTGGCGAAGCTCGCGGCCGCCGACATTGCCTTCGCCGAGGTCAACAGCATGACTGATCTCTCGACCCATCCGCATCTGCGGCGCATCGAGGTCGACACGCCGAATGGCGTCGTCAGCTATCCGGCCCCCGCCGCGATCGTGGTCGGCGACGACAGGCGCTATGGCGCGGTACCCGCGATCGGCGATGCCGCCTCGCCTCACCAGCGAAAGGGATGA
- a CDS encoding acyl-CoA dehydrogenase family protein, whose protein sequence is MTDQHQHDDYADIRDAVAKLCAQFPGEYWRKLDREMAYPSAFVDALTQAGYLSVLIPEEYGGAGLKLSAAAAILEEIQRAGCNGGGCHAQMYTMGTVLRHGSAEQKAKWLPKVASGELRLQAFGVTEPTSGTDTTSLKTVAKRDGDSYVVNGQKIWTSRAEYSDLMILLARTTPKDQVQKRTEGLSVFIVDMREAKKSGLTIRPIRTMMNHATTEVFFTDMRVPAENLIGEEGKGFRYILSGMNAERILIAAECVGDAKWFIAKATAYAKERVVFGRPIGQNQGIQFPIAKSYASMRAAELMVKEATRKYEAGLDCGAEANMAKMLAADASFEAANACIQTHGGFGFAEEYDVERKFRETRLYQVAPISTNLILSYVAEHVLGMPRSY, encoded by the coding sequence ATGACAGATCAGCATCAGCACGACGATTACGCCGACATCCGCGATGCAGTGGCCAAGCTGTGCGCGCAGTTCCCCGGTGAATATTGGCGTAAGCTCGATCGCGAGATGGCTTATCCCTCCGCCTTCGTCGATGCGCTGACCCAGGCCGGCTATCTCTCGGTGCTGATCCCCGAGGAATATGGCGGCGCCGGGCTGAAGCTGTCGGCGGCGGCGGCGATCCTGGAGGAAATCCAGCGCGCCGGCTGCAATGGCGGCGGCTGCCATGCGCAGATGTACACGATGGGCACGGTGCTGCGGCACGGCTCGGCCGAGCAGAAGGCGAAGTGGCTGCCGAAGGTCGCGAGCGGCGAATTGCGGCTGCAGGCATTCGGCGTCACCGAGCCGACCTCGGGCACCGACACGACGTCGCTGAAGACGGTCGCCAAGCGCGACGGCGACAGCTACGTCGTCAACGGCCAGAAGATCTGGACCAGCCGCGCCGAATATTCCGACCTGATGATCCTGCTGGCGCGCACCACGCCGAAGGATCAGGTGCAGAAGCGCACCGAGGGTCTCTCCGTCTTCATCGTCGACATGCGCGAGGCCAAGAAGTCCGGGCTGACCATCCGCCCCATCAGAACGATGATGAACCACGCCACGACGGAAGTGTTCTTCACCGACATGCGCGTGCCGGCCGAGAATTTGATCGGCGAGGAGGGCAAGGGTTTCCGCTACATCCTCTCCGGCATGAATGCCGAGCGCATCCTGATCGCGGCCGAATGCGTCGGCGACGCCAAATGGTTCATCGCCAAGGCCACCGCCTATGCCAAGGAGCGCGTCGTGTTCGGCCGGCCGATCGGCCAGAATCAAGGCATCCAGTTCCCGATCGCCAAGTCCTATGCGTCCATGCGAGCGGCCGAGTTGATGGTGAAGGAAGCGACGCGCAAATACGAGGCCGGGCTCGACTGCGGCGCCGAGGCCAACATGGCCAAGATGCTCGCCGCCGACGCCTCCTTCGAGGCGGCCAATGCCTGCATCCAGACCCATGGCGGCTTCGGCTTCGCCGAGGAATACGACGTCGAGCGCAAGTTCCGCGAGACCCGGCTGTACCAGGTGGCGCCGATCTCGACCAATCTGATCCTGTCCTACGTCGCCGAGCACGTGCTCGGGATGCCCAGGTCGTACTGA
- a CDS encoding thiamine pyrophosphate-dependent enzyme, which yields MRATLDRRIAVKALLQDRGDLLVISGLGSSSYDVFAAGDHDANFYLWGAMGGAAMIGLGLALAQPSRPVAVITGDGEQLMGLGSLATAAAKQPRNLSIVVLDNAHFGETGMQMSHSGLGARLELIAGGAGFPSVTTIEDAAALAAFRPKLRDLAGPHFARVAIATDHVDRALPARDGVFLKNRFRGHLGFPVS from the coding sequence ATGCGTGCCACGCTCGATCGCCGGATCGCCGTGAAGGCGCTGCTGCAGGACCGCGGCGACCTGCTGGTCATAAGCGGCCTCGGCTCGTCGTCCTACGACGTGTTCGCCGCCGGCGACCATGATGCGAACTTCTACCTGTGGGGCGCGATGGGCGGCGCCGCCATGATCGGCCTCGGGCTGGCGCTGGCGCAGCCGTCGCGACCGGTGGCCGTCATCACCGGCGACGGCGAGCAGCTCATGGGACTGGGCAGCCTCGCAACAGCGGCGGCCAAGCAGCCGCGCAATCTCTCGATCGTCGTGCTCGACAATGCCCATTTCGGCGAGACCGGGATGCAGATGAGCCATTCCGGCCTCGGCGCGCGTCTGGAGCTGATCGCAGGCGGCGCGGGCTTTCCCTCCGTCACCACGATCGAGGATGCCGCGGCGCTCGCCGCCTTCAGGCCGAAGCTGCGCGATCTCGCCGGCCCGCATTTCGCCCGCGTCGCGATTGCGACCGATCACGTCGATCGCGCTCTGCCGGCGCGCGACGGTGTCTTCCTCAAGAACCGCTTCCGCGGTCATCTCGGATTTCCCGTCAGCTAG
- a CDS encoding thiamine pyrophosphate-binding protein encodes MAASDTLTSAPDWPLAIYDALKAADVRQLCYVPDAGHSRLIRLAHDDPAIATTVLTTEEEGVALSAGAWLGGQRAVLLMQSSGVGNCVNMFSLLASCRFPFLTFVTMRGEWAEFNPWQVPMGKATQSAFEIMGVTVYRLERPEDAGEMTAAAARLAYDSDQPIAVLISQRMIGAKKWTEAK; translated from the coding sequence ATGGCCGCTTCCGATACGCTTACCTCAGCCCCCGACTGGCCGCTCGCCATCTACGACGCGCTCAAAGCCGCCGACGTCAGGCAGCTCTGCTACGTGCCCGACGCCGGCCATTCCCGGCTGATCCGCCTCGCGCATGACGATCCGGCGATCGCCACCACCGTGCTCACCACCGAGGAGGAAGGCGTTGCGCTCTCGGCCGGTGCGTGGCTCGGCGGCCAGCGGGCGGTGCTGCTGATGCAATCGAGCGGGGTCGGCAATTGCGTCAACATGTTCTCTCTGCTTGCGAGCTGCCGCTTCCCGTTTCTCACCTTCGTCACGATGCGCGGCGAATGGGCAGAGTTCAATCCATGGCAGGTGCCGATGGGCAAGGCCACGCAATCCGCCTTCGAGATCATGGGTGTCACCGTGTACCGCCTGGAGCGGCCCGAAGATGCCGGCGAAATGACGGCGGCCGCCGCAAGGCTCGCCTATGACAGCGATCAGCCGATCGCGGTGCTGATCTCCCAGCGCATGATCGGCGCCAAGAAGTGGACGGAGGCCAAGTGA
- a CDS encoding cytochrome P450: MTAQAALRSDHADLLREARLEAYATPIEDFHPGAPRLFQNDTLWPWFERLRKEAPVHYCTKAPIEPYWSVTRYHDIMHVDTSHAIFSSDVSNGGIMIRDVPPGYEWPSFIAMDEPRHGEQRKTVQPMFTPEHLDEMAVLIRQRSAKVLDSLPRNETFNWVEKVSIELTTQMLATLFDFPFEQRRKLTRWSDVSTALPKSGIVSSEEERLSELADCAETFGRMWKERQANPGRDLISMMAHSDATRHMTPDNLMGNLILLIVGGNDTTRNTMTASVLALHENPAEYQKLRDNPALIEIMVPEVIRWQTPLAHMRRTALVDTELGGQKIRKGDRVVMWYVSGNRDGEVIENPDAFIIDRKRPRIHLSFGFGIHRCVGMRLAELQLRIVWQEILKRFDRIEVVGEPKRVYSSFVRGYESLPVRIPG, encoded by the coding sequence ATGACCGCCCAGGCCGCGCTTCGTTCCGACCATGCCGATCTGCTGCGCGAGGCGCGGCTGGAGGCCTATGCGACGCCGATCGAGGACTTCCACCCGGGCGCGCCCCGGCTGTTTCAGAACGACACGCTGTGGCCGTGGTTCGAGCGGCTGCGCAAGGAGGCGCCGGTGCATTACTGCACCAAGGCGCCGATCGAGCCCTATTGGTCGGTCACGCGCTACCACGACATCATGCATGTCGACACCAGCCACGCGATCTTCTCCTCCGACGTCAGCAATGGCGGCATCATGATCCGCGACGTGCCGCCCGGCTATGAATGGCCGAGCTTCATCGCGATGGACGAGCCCCGCCACGGCGAGCAGCGCAAGACGGTGCAGCCGATGTTCACGCCCGAGCATCTCGACGAGATGGCGGTGCTGATCCGGCAGCGCTCAGCCAAGGTGCTGGACTCGCTGCCGCGCAACGAGACCTTCAATTGGGTCGAAAAGGTCTCGATCGAGCTGACGACGCAGATGCTGGCGACCCTGTTCGACTTCCCGTTCGAGCAGCGCCGCAAGCTGACGCGCTGGTCGGACGTCTCCACGGCGCTGCCCAAGAGCGGCATCGTGTCGTCGGAGGAGGAGCGACTGAGCGAGTTGGCCGACTGCGCGGAGACGTTCGGCCGGATGTGGAAGGAACGGCAGGCGAATCCGGGCCGCGACCTGATCTCGATGATGGCCCATAGCGACGCGACACGACACATGACGCCGGACAATCTGATGGGCAACCTGATCCTGCTCATCGTCGGCGGCAACGACACCACGCGCAACACCATGACCGCCTCGGTGCTGGCGCTGCACGAGAACCCGGCCGAGTATCAGAAGCTGCGCGACAATCCGGCGCTGATCGAGATCATGGTGCCGGAGGTGATCCGCTGGCAGACGCCGCTCGCTCATATGCGCCGTACCGCGCTGGTCGACACCGAGCTCGGCGGGCAGAAGATCAGGAAGGGCGACCGCGTCGTGATGTGGTACGTCTCCGGCAACCGCGACGGCGAGGTCATCGAAAATCCCGACGCCTTCATCATCGACCGCAAGCGGCCGCGCATCCACCTTTCTTTCGGCTTCGGCATCCACCGCTGCGTCGGCATGCGCCTGGCCGAACTCCAGCTGCGTATCGTGTGGCAGGAGATTCTCAAGCGTTTCGACCGCATCGAGGTCGTGGGCGAGCCGAAGCGGGTGTATTCGAGCTTCGTGCGCGGGTATGAAAGCCTGCCGGTGCGCATCCCCGGGTGA